The Montipora capricornis isolate CH-2021 chromosome 3, ASM3666992v2, whole genome shotgun sequence genome window below encodes:
- the LOC138043035 gene encoding uncharacterized protein, with translation MVNMTVLEIAFYLVAFNVPCLNASGYSNEKCSQKDGDCEENGSVLIQATESGSKDYGSISKVEKVLNDLRSKLADSPEYQQKLDEVSDWVNKQKDKNRESCKGNQLKIPLEEMKKVLTTAMKSIENFKSKDPLKITTGVLDIVSSLTNLVGVGKPHWAVIRSLWAVVSWLLTENKPNQPNVVNQLAVVVHSEMLDLNKKLQDQKYNGLKRRVSDQIYQLRRMKPGERLDDPNLWNDYVQFLGEVANIFESPLSFKYEHNLTEDRDVANFVTAVVTYSQAHACFMALLFVAKAVYGDFGIVQESEVAAVDRKINCQINDAKEKLSFLSEKKFLTFLGRIGGGKLTKIVALSRNIRGRSWVETVRQSLGLSPMHDLSVVESSARKVDQQSVKLKSVDICNWFLLRYFGNKFSIQFINNMDFAMKIVSGKVGWSQEDKLKFVQTVQPGGRHHLALLSSFSTAGYIILDFEKDVLGSDIGPPREYRRIIEFAVSNVFFNFAISMLDKTDAQFSHGLDALNKGSEDAVTLYFSDGGKYYIAKAEIFVCWPDRIWRFVFQEFDPETVED, from the coding sequence ATACAAGCGACGGAATCTGGCAGCAAAGACTATGGAAGTATTTCTAAAGTTGAAAAAGTTCTAAACGATCTCCGCTCCAAGCTAGCTGATTCTCCCGAGTATCAACAAAAACTTGATGAGGTAAGCGACTGGGTGAACAAACAGAAAGACAAAAACAGAGAGAGTTGCAAAGGCAACCAATTAAAAATACCCttggaagaaatgaaaaaagttcTAACAACCGCGATGAAAAGcattgaaaactttaaaagtaAAGATCCTTTGAAAATTACAACAGGGGTCTTGGACATTGTCTCAAGTCTTACAAACCTTGTTGGCGTTGGAAAACCTCACTGGGCTGTTATTCGGTCGCTTTGGGCTGTTGTGAGCTGGTTGTTAACTGAAAATAAACCAAATCAACCTAATGTAGTGAATCAACTGGCAGTTGTTGTACACAGTGAGATGCTTgacttaaacaaaaagttgcAGGATCAAAAATACAACGGCCTGAAACGTCGCGTTTCCGATCAGATTTACCAGTTGCGACGGATGAAGCCAGGAGAGAGGTTAGATGATCCGAACTTGTGGAATGACTACGTGCAGTTTTTGGGTGAGGTTGCCAACATATTTGAATCACCGCTTTCTTTCAAGTATGAACACAATCTGACAGAAGATCGCGATGTGGCAAATTTCGTAACAGCTGTAGTTACGTACTCGCAAGCTCATGCTTGCTTCATGGCTCTTCTCTTCGTTGCCAAAGCAGTTTATGGAGACTTTGGAATCGTGCAGGAAAGCGAAGTAGCCGCTGTGGATCGAAAAATTAATTGTCAAATCAATGATGCTAAAGAAAAACTATCTTTTCTGTCAGAAAAGaaatttttaacatttcttgGAAGAATTGGTGGTggaaaacttacaaaaattgTAGCTTTAAGCAGAAACATCCGTGGAAGAAGCTGGGTGGAAACCGTTCGACAGAGCTTAGGTTTGTCGCCAATGCACGATTTATCAGTAGTTGAGTCTTCTGCGAGAAAAGTGGATCAACAGTCAGTGAAGTTGAAGTCAGTAGATATCTGCAATTGGTTTTTGCTCCGGTATTTTGGCAACAAGTTTTCCATTCAGTTTATCAATAATATGGACTTTGCAATGAAGATTGTCTCGGGCAAGGTCGGCTGGAGTCAAGAAGACAAACTAAAGTTTGTACAAACTGTTCAACCTGGCGGTCGGCATCATCTTGCTCTCCTTTCCTCGTTCTCTACTGCTGGCTAcataattctggattttgaaaaAGACGTCCTAGGCTCTGATATAGGGCCACCTCGGGAGTATAGGAGGATCATCGAATTTGCAgtgtcaaatgtttttttcaactttgcgATTAGCATGCTAGACAAAACGGATGCACAGTTTTCCCACGGTCTGGATGCCTTAAACAAGGGATCTGAAGATGCAGTAACTCTGTACTTTTCTGATGGTGGAAAATATTACatcgccaaagctgaaatttttgtttgttggccAGATCGCATTTGGCGCTTTGTCTTTCAAGAGTTTGATCCAGAAACTGTCGAAGACTAA